In the genome of Capra hircus breed San Clemente chromosome 5, ASM170441v1, whole genome shotgun sequence, one region contains:
- the PMCH gene encoding pro-MCH has product MAKMNFSSYILILTFSLLSQGISLSASKSIRNLEDDMVFKTLRLGKAFQKEDTAEKSIVVPSLEQYKNDESSFMNDEENKNSKNAGSKHNFLNHGLPLNLAIKPYLALKGSVAFPAENEVQNTESTQEKREIGDEENSAKFPIGRRDFDSE; this is encoded by the exons ATGGCAAAAATGAATTTCTCTTCCTACATATTAATACtaactttttctttgctttctcaagGCATTTCACTTTCAGCATCCAAGTCGATAAGAAATTTAGAAGATGACATGGTATTTAAAACATTGAGGCTGGGGAAAGCCTTTCAGAAGGAAGATACCGCAGAAAAATCAATTGTTGTTCCTTCCCTGGAGCAATATAAAAATGATGAGAGCAGTTTCATGaatgatgaagaaaacaaaaattcaaag AATGCAGGTTCCAAACATAATTTCTTAAATCATGGCCTGCCACTGAATCTGGCTATAAAACCTTATCTTGCACTAAAAGGATCTGTAGCTTTTCCAGCTGAGAATGAAGTTCAAAATACTGAATCAAcacaagaaaagagagaaattggGGATGAAGAAAACTCAGCTAAATTTCCTATAGGAAGGAGAGATTTTGACAgtgagtag